In Citrus sinensis cultivar Valencia sweet orange chromosome 2, DVS_A1.0, whole genome shotgun sequence, a single genomic region encodes these proteins:
- the LOC102627508 gene encoding homeobox protein knotted-1-like 2, translating into MEANNNVSDENCKKGFVADVEEEDVETLKRRISSHPLYGLLIQTHLNCLKQNKAFESWDHQTTRILLVSLGEVGEVGTTDAANLNQATIPSSSSELDLFMEAYCAILSKLKEAIEEPVKETESFIDATYVQLRELREDAPK; encoded by the exons ATGGAAGCTAATAACAATGTTAGTGATGAGAACTGTAAGAAGGGATTTGTTGCTGatgttgaagaagaagatgtaGAGACTCTAAAGAGGAGAATCTCAAGCCACCCTTTGTATGGCCTTTTGATTCAGACTCATTTGAACTGTTTGAAG CAAAACAAGGCTTTTGAGAGTTGGGACCATCAAACAACCCGCATATTACTG GTGAGTTTAGGTGAAGTAGGAGAGGTTGGCACAACAGATGCAGCAAATTTAAACCAAGCTACCATTCCAAGTTCTTCTTCAGAACTTGATCTTTTCATG GAAGCATACTGTGCTATACTAAGCAAGCTGAAAGAAGCTATTGAGGAACCAGTAAAAGAGACAGAATCTTTCATTGATGCCACGTATGTTCAACTCAGGGAGCTTCGTGAAGACGCACCCAaataa
- the LOC102609621 gene encoding heat stress transcription factor A-8, whose product MVKSNDDGSNSVAPFLNKCYEMVDDESTDSIISWGQSNESFVIWDVTEFSVQLLPRYFKHRNFSSFIRQLNIYGFRKIDTDRWEFANDGFVRDQKHLLNNICRRKNTQGSEQRKSLQQSEKLVEPCEKIDHSALWKEVENLKAGKNALTQELLKLRQYQETADNKLVLLRDRVQGMEKSQQQMLSFLVMAMQNPSFLVQLLQPKENNWRMAEAGTMLEEVTEVGEPIASDNMLVRYHPPIDETPKPVLKPVTDSGNQMASDTSDGMKDVFMNIDFLKMLMDENQAPFIPLDLHNDGEWEKLLLANPILDNSEDTQVDKDKEVDKEGHTDVDMEAEPAVSGSELERLNNLELLLQELDKSQNFDNELENARHLEFLTQKIELLASESNYKL is encoded by the exons ATGGTGAAATCTAACGATGACGGGTCCAATTCAGTGGCGCCTTTTCTAAACAAATGCTATGAGATGGTTGATGATGAGTCAACCGACTCGATAATCTCTTGGGGTCAAAGCAATGAGAGTTTTGTCATATGGGATGTGACTGAGTTTTCAGTTCAGTTGTTGCCTAGGTACTTCAAGCACCGTAACTTCTCCAGCTTCATCAGGCAACTCAATATCTAT GGGTTTAGAAAAATCGACACAGACCGTTGGGAATTTGCAAATGATGGATTCGTTAGAGATCAGAAGCATTTGTTGAACAATATTTGTAGAAGGAAAAATACTCAAGGGTCTGAGCAGCGAAAATCATTGCAGCAGTCAGAAAAGTTGGTTGAACCATGTGAGAAAATTGACCATTCGGCACTGTGGAAGGAAGTTGAGAATTTGAAGGCTGGTAAAAATGCACTTACACAGGAGTTGCTGAAACTTAGGCAGTACCAGGAGACTGCAGATAATAAGTTGGTTCTCTTGAGGGACCGTGTTCAAGGAATGGAAAAAAGCCAGCAGCAGATGTTGTCATTCTTAGTGATGGCCATGCAAAATCCAAGTTTTTTGGTTCAGCTACTCcaaccaaaagaaaataactgGCGCATGGCTGAAGCAGGCACTATGCTCGAAGAAGTTACAGAGGTTGGTGAACCAATAGCTTCTGATAATATGTTAGTAAGATATCACCCACCAATAGATGAAACACCGAAGCCTGTTCTCAAACCAGTGACAGATTCAGGAAACCAAATGGCATCTGATACTTCTGACGGCATGAAAGACGTATTCATGAATATTGATTTCTTGAAAATGCTAATGGATGAAAATCAGGCCCCATTCATTCCACTGGATTTACATAATGATGGTGAATGGGAAAAGCTTCTTTTAGCTAATCCAATTTTGGATAATTCTGAAGATACTCAGGTAGATAAAGATAAAGAAGTGGATAAAGAAGGACATACTGACGTAGACATGGAAGCTGAGCCAGCAGTATCTGGTTCTGAGTTGGAGAGGCTTAATAATTTGGAACTTTTACTACAAGAATTGGACAAATCTCAGAACTTTGACAATGAACTGGAGAATGCCCGACACTTGGAGTTTCTGACTCAGAAAATAGAACTTTTGGCTTCTGAAAGTAATTACAAACTTTAA
- the LOC102610226 gene encoding vacuolar iron transporter 1-like: MAASSYTAPEKQKPLLELEEHEEKHFTSSEIVRDIIIGVSDGLTVPFALAAGLSGADVPSSIILIAGIAEVAAGAVSMGLGGYLAAKSEADHYVRELKREQEEIINAPDIEAAECAEILAQYGAEPHEYEGVVNALKRNPKHWLDFMMKFELGLEKPDPMRAFQSAVAIALSYIMGGLVPLLPYMVVPIAREAMVASVILTILALMIFGFAKGYFTGNQPFKSSIQTAVIGAVASAAAYSIAKVFRA, translated from the exons atggcAGCAAGTAGTTACACGGCTCCAGAGAAGCAAAAGCCGCTCTTAGAATTAGAAGAGCATGAGGAGAAGCATTTCACGTCCAGTGAGATTGTCCGTGATATTATCATTGGTGTTTCGGACGGCCTTACCGTTCCTTTCGCCCTCGCCGCCGGTTTGTCCGGAGCCGACGTGCCCTCCTCCATCATTCTCATCGCTGGCATCGCTGAAGTTGCTGCCGGTGCTGTCTCCATGGGGCTTGGGGG GTATTTAGCTGCAAAAAGTGAAGCTGATCACTACGTGAGGGAACTAAAGCGAGAACAAGAAGAGATCATTAATGCCCCTGACATAG AGGCTGCTGAGTGTGCAGAAATTCTAGCACAGTATGGGGCAGAGCCTCATGAGTATGAAGGAGTGGTCAATGCTTTAAAGAGGAACCCAAAACATTGGCTTGATTTCATGATGAA GTTTGAACTTGGATTAGAGAAACCAGATCCAATGAGAGCATTTCAAAGTGCAGTAGCAATTGCCTTATCTTACATAATGGGTGGACTGGTACCACTCTTGCCTTACATGGTGGTTCCAATTGCAAGGGAGGCCATGGTTGCTTCAGTCATACTCACCATTCTAGCATTAATGATCTTTGGCTTTGCCAAAGGTTATTTCACTGGTAACCAGCCCTTCAAGAGCTCCATACAAACTGCCGTCATTGGAGCTGTTGCTTCTGCAGCTGCCTACAGCATAGCTAAAGTTTTTAGAGCCTGA
- the LOC102609925 gene encoding vacuolar iron transporter 1, which yields MANIEPEKQTLLNQHREKHFTAGEIVRDVIIGVSDGLTVPFALAAGLSGANATSSIVLTAGIAEVAAGAISMGLGGYLAAKSEADHYARELKREQEEIITVPDTEAAEVAGILADYGIEPHEYGPVVNALRKKPQAWLEFMMKFELGLEKPDPRRALHSALTIAIAYVLGGMVPLIPYMFIPRATDAVLASVAVTLVALLIFGYAKGYFTGNKPVKSALQTAFIGAIASAAAFGMAKAVA from the exons atggCAAACATAGAGCCGGAGAAGCAGACCCTTCTCAACCAGCACAGAGAGAAACACTTCACCGCCGGCGAGATCGTGCGCGACGTGATCATCGGGGTATCCGACGGTCTCACCGTGCCCTTTGCCCTCGCTGCCGGGTTATCCGGAGCCAATGCCACGTCGTCCATCGTCCTCACCGCTGGCATCGCCGAGGTGGCCGCCGGCGCCATTTCCATGGGACTCGGCGG GTATCTGGCGGCTAAGAGTGAAGCTGATCATTATGCCAGGGAGTTGAAAAGAGAGCAAGAAGAGATCATCACTGTTCCTGATACAG AAGCGGCTGAAGTGGCGGGGATACTGGCGGACTATGGGATAGAGCCACATGAATACGGACCTGTTGTTAATGCTCTAAGGAAGAAGCCTCAAGCTTGGCTTGAATTTATGATGAA GTTTGAATTGGGATTGGAGAAGCCAGATCCAAGAAGAGCATTGCATAGCGCACTAACCATCGCAATTGCTTATGTGTTGGGGGGAATGGTACCCCTTATTCCTTACATGTTCATTCCCAGAGCTACCGATGCCGTGCTTGCATCAGTCGCTGTAACCTTGGTGGCATTGCTGATTTTTGGCTATGCCAAGGGTTACTTCACAGGAAATAAACCTGTCAAAAGTGCGCTCCAAACTGCCTTCATCGGAGCCATTGCATCCGCTGCTGCTTTTGGCATGGCCAAGGCCGTAGCTTAA